One Pseudoclavibacter endophyticus DNA segment encodes these proteins:
- a CDS encoding LLM class flavin-dependent oxidoreductase, whose product MPNNLEFYINFGGKFPYIPRRDQLGKSIFISTPNDHYDDVRGQRIIEDFLGNFAQAEKLGYDGAVILEQHSGPNAIAGQSIVMAAAAISRTTNMRIGTVGAILNSYLTPMRYAEEIATLDILSNGRYFFGLPMGIGANYHGLGMMNPTYARERFREAHDFLKRAFTEDGPFKFDGKFFNAEYVNLWPKPLQKPYPEAWVPAAGSKESLAFAAQNGYSYLAVLVPWPILLKNCRTFREQVEEAGQEWDPRRIVSTPHVYVAETDRQARKEAEAHVMSLLQNSLGSPFHDSFPPGHVTEGSLRGMAAGGGYRSKDVSETTYEDALESGQFIVGSPDTVAERLEEITTEMDAGRVCITGDTWTMPSWMTTKNMTLFAEEVMPRFRPAGGRPIWDRTERAGYRTVSEYGAIAGEPKFIPQSIIEGVGAVDIRTAHVDELRVPIEEAGRVESS is encoded by the coding sequence ATGCCGAACAATCTAGAGTTCTACATCAATTTCGGTGGCAAGTTCCCATACATCCCGCGGCGGGATCAGCTAGGGAAATCCATCTTCATCTCCACCCCCAACGACCACTACGACGACGTGCGCGGTCAGCGGATCATCGAAGACTTCCTCGGCAACTTCGCGCAGGCCGAAAAGCTCGGATATGACGGTGCGGTCATCCTCGAGCAGCACAGCGGCCCCAATGCCATCGCGGGACAGTCCATCGTCATGGCGGCGGCTGCCATCTCGCGGACGACGAACATGCGGATCGGCACGGTCGGCGCGATCCTCAACAGCTACCTGACGCCGATGCGGTATGCCGAGGAGATCGCGACGCTCGACATCCTCTCGAACGGCCGGTATTTCTTCGGTCTCCCCATGGGCATCGGCGCCAACTACCACGGCCTCGGCATGATGAACCCGACCTACGCACGTGAACGGTTCCGCGAGGCGCATGACTTCCTGAAGCGGGCGTTCACCGAGGACGGCCCCTTCAAGTTCGATGGAAAGTTCTTCAACGCGGAGTACGTCAACCTCTGGCCGAAACCACTCCAGAAACCGTATCCGGAGGCGTGGGTTCCGGCGGCCGGGTCGAAGGAATCGCTCGCGTTCGCGGCACAGAACGGCTACTCCTACCTCGCGGTCCTCGTGCCGTGGCCGATTCTGCTGAAGAACTGCCGGACGTTCCGCGAGCAGGTCGAGGAAGCCGGGCAGGAGTGGGATCCTCGCCGTATCGTGTCCACCCCGCACGTCTACGTGGCCGAGACCGACCGTCAGGCTCGCAAAGAGGCGGAGGCGCACGTGATGTCCCTCCTGCAGAATTCGCTCGGGTCTCCCTTCCACGATTCTTTCCCGCCGGGACATGTCACGGAGGGGTCTCTGCGGGGAATGGCCGCCGGCGGCGGGTATCGCAGCAAAGACGTGAGCGAGACCACCTATGAGGACGCCCTTGAGTCAGGGCAGTTCATCGTCGGATCACCCGACACCGTCGCCGAGCGTCTCGAGGAGATCACCACGGAGATGGACGCTGGGCGGGTCTGCATCACGGGCGACACGTGGACGATGCCCTCATGGATGACGACGAAGAACATGACGCTGTTCGCCGAGGAGGTCATGCCCAGGTTCCGCCCGGCCGGCGGGCGCCCGATCTGGGACCGCACTGAGCGCGCCGGCTACCGCACGGTGAGCGAGTACGGGGCGATCGCGGGCGAGCCGAAGTTCATCCCGCAGTCGATCATCGAAGGCGTCGGCGCAGTCGACATCCGCACCGCGCACGTCGATGAGTTGCGCGTCCCGATCGAAGAAGCGGGACGAGTCGAGTCGAGCTGA
- a CDS encoding creatininase family protein → MIDHGAASAWRRWEDLRRHEVRDVGADALVIVPVGAVEQHGPHLPTGTDIALVSTVTERALELAAPESPRPFVLASFLRIGCSAHHLPFGGTISLSAPVMIGVLVDAISSMSASGVRRVVLVNGHGGNTGVCHAAAAELASRHGMTVAALDYWEFAHPAPDVPIPGHAGKFETSLMLTFAETVAPRHETRSGDQSPQPGRGVYGPEIWAGIDGYTDQPAAATEELGRSLLDQVSRGLADRLRELAGEMP, encoded by the coding sequence ATGATCGACCACGGAGCCGCCTCTGCGTGGAGGCGCTGGGAAGACCTCCGCCGCCACGAGGTTCGCGACGTCGGTGCGGACGCGCTCGTCATCGTTCCGGTCGGCGCCGTCGAACAGCACGGTCCCCATCTGCCGACCGGCACGGACATCGCACTCGTGAGCACTGTCACAGAACGCGCACTCGAGCTGGCAGCGCCCGAGAGCCCGCGTCCGTTCGTCCTCGCCTCCTTCTTGCGCATCGGATGTTCCGCGCATCATCTGCCGTTCGGCGGCACAATTTCGCTGAGCGCGCCCGTGATGATCGGCGTCCTGGTCGACGCGATTTCGAGCATGTCCGCGAGTGGCGTCCGGCGAGTGGTGCTGGTGAACGGCCATGGCGGGAACACGGGGGTCTGTCACGCGGCCGCCGCTGAGCTGGCATCGCGCCACGGCATGACTGTCGCGGCACTGGACTACTGGGAGTTCGCGCATCCGGCGCCCGACGTGCCGATTCCCGGCCATGCGGGCAAATTCGAGACGTCGCTCATGCTCACCTTTGCGGAGACGGTCGCACCGCGACACGAGACCCGTTCCGGCGATCAGTCCCCGCAACCTGGGCGCGGCGTGTACGGTCCGGAAATCTGGGCCGGTATCGACGGGTACACGGACCAGCCCGCGGCCGCCACGGAGGAGCTCGGGCGTTCTCTGCTCGACCAGGTATCCCGGGGTCTCGCCGATCGTCTGCGAGAGCTCGCCGGGGAGATGCCGTGA
- a CDS encoding NAD(P)/FAD-dependent oxidoreductase, whose product MERTESIAALPVPLSRPDRAELPRRVDVVVVGGGLTGLFTALRLRETGRRVVVLEACRAGWAQSSRSLGLIREQGREAIEAAAMRRANRSWQTLAGALGPDLGWIRGGHVSVARDDAAMQRVRDWGEVAREHDVRFEVLTREALRERMPWLSVDVVGAGYTPDDGHVDPSRATASLLMLCRRAGVEVFEGAEVQGIDVAAGRVTGVSLPGAEIRASDIVVAAGAWSSRLLRTCGVHLPIHVGRGTVGLTVPAPPITRASVWDVGGVGFRQSADGRIVFGLGGYVDVDVHWEDVAEAWKLLPTLVKSRGQMSVRIGRELVRDVGGLLARRELPSLPFETPRVNGRQVTEGSRRLAELVPELEGVDCNLSWGGVIDATPDFLPIVGGASIDGLALIVGTSGHGLGLAPALGDGVARLIDTGSSPAYLDAFASSRFDR is encoded by the coding sequence ATGGAGCGCACGGAGTCGATCGCCGCACTCCCTGTCCCGTTGAGTCGACCCGACCGTGCCGAGCTGCCCCGCCGAGTCGACGTCGTGGTCGTCGGGGGTGGCCTCACGGGCCTCTTCACCGCACTGCGGCTTCGAGAGACCGGGCGGCGGGTGGTCGTTCTCGAGGCGTGCCGGGCTGGTTGGGCGCAATCCAGCCGGAGTCTCGGTCTTATTCGGGAGCAAGGGCGCGAGGCGATCGAGGCGGCCGCGATGCGCCGCGCGAATCGGAGCTGGCAGACCCTCGCGGGCGCGCTCGGGCCGGATCTCGGTTGGATCCGTGGCGGCCATGTGTCTGTCGCCCGAGACGATGCGGCGATGCAGCGAGTCCGCGACTGGGGCGAGGTGGCACGTGAGCATGATGTCCGCTTCGAGGTGCTCACGCGGGAGGCGCTGCGGGAGCGCATGCCTTGGCTCAGCGTCGACGTCGTCGGCGCCGGCTATACCCCCGACGACGGGCATGTCGATCCGTCGCGGGCGACGGCGTCGCTCCTGATGCTCTGCCGTCGGGCGGGCGTTGAGGTTTTCGAGGGTGCCGAGGTGCAGGGCATCGATGTCGCCGCCGGGCGGGTGACTGGCGTGTCACTTCCGGGGGCGGAGATCCGTGCCTCTGACATCGTGGTGGCGGCTGGCGCATGGTCATCGCGCCTGTTGCGAACGTGCGGTGTTCATCTGCCGATACACGTCGGCCGCGGGACTGTTGGTCTCACCGTGCCCGCTCCTCCGATCACGCGGGCATCGGTATGGGATGTCGGAGGCGTGGGATTCCGGCAGTCCGCTGATGGTCGGATCGTGTTCGGGCTCGGGGGATACGTCGACGTCGATGTTCACTGGGAGGACGTCGCAGAAGCCTGGAAGCTCCTGCCGACCCTGGTGAAGAGCCGCGGGCAGATGTCCGTTCGCATCGGACGGGAGCTCGTGCGTGATGTCGGAGGGCTGCTGGCGAGGCGCGAGCTCCCATCGCTGCCGTTCGAAACCCCCCGCGTGAACGGCCGGCAGGTCACCGAGGGGAGCCGCAGGCTGGCCGAGCTTGTGCCGGAACTGGAGGGCGTGGACTGCAACCTGAGCTGGGGCGGGGTGATCGATGCCACGCCGGACTTCCTGCCCATCGTCGGTGGCGCATCCATCGATGGTCTCGCCCTGATCGTGGGGACGAGCGGGCATGGTCTTGGTTTGGCCCCGGCGCTTGGCGACGGAGTCGCTCGGCTCATCGACACGGGTTCGTCGCCCGCATACTTGGACGCCTTTGCTTCGTCCCGATTCGATCGTTGA
- a CDS encoding pyridoxal phosphate-dependent decarboxylase family protein, with product MGPVIAGPTPHSTGISESGDAMIMSTDHPALDTEVISRLHEVVADLGRVGALWGPEQLQSNRDAEALAKVVERLRNMYPYGDPRYIGQILKPPHPVAWAAYAATALINPNNHALDGGPATAQMEKEAVEELARMFGMPRHLGHLTSSGTIANLEALYVSRELQPDGVVLSSEAAHYTHKRMCDLLGVRHETVAQDGSGRMDVEALAQRLEKGGVSVVVATLGTTSLGALDPVHEIVELAREHGVRVHVDAAYGGFHTLLAGASPAVDPSPFAALPHVDSIVVDPHKHGLQPYGCGSVLFADPGVGRLYAHDSPYTYFTSDELHLGEISLECSRAGASAAAFWATIQALPLNADGLGRGLRDGRRAALRVAERLNEDPSVRLVVQPDLDIVCYYPSLSSASAVTAASDAVFDSLARDGWHVAKLTVDVSWLNAAGGELQPDADSVTVLRSCIMKPEHVEVADDFADAVIGAFRGVRSP from the coding sequence GTGGGGCCGGTCATTGCCGGCCCCACCCCTCATTCCACGGGAATTTCCGAATCTGGAGACGCAATGATCATGTCTACCGACCACCCGGCCTTGGACACGGAGGTCATCTCGAGGCTGCACGAAGTCGTCGCCGACCTCGGCCGCGTCGGCGCCTTGTGGGGGCCGGAGCAGCTCCAGAGCAACCGTGATGCGGAGGCGCTGGCCAAGGTCGTCGAGCGCCTGCGGAACATGTACCCGTACGGTGACCCTCGCTATATCGGCCAGATTCTCAAGCCGCCGCATCCGGTGGCCTGGGCCGCGTACGCGGCCACCGCCCTCATCAATCCGAACAACCACGCACTTGACGGCGGCCCTGCGACCGCGCAAATGGAGAAGGAGGCCGTCGAGGAGCTGGCGCGAATGTTCGGGATGCCGCGGCATCTCGGCCATCTCACGTCGTCCGGCACGATCGCCAATCTCGAAGCGCTTTATGTGTCGCGCGAACTGCAACCTGATGGTGTGGTCCTCTCGAGTGAGGCAGCGCACTATACGCACAAGCGGATGTGCGACCTGCTCGGCGTTCGGCACGAGACCGTCGCACAGGACGGGTCGGGGCGCATGGATGTCGAGGCCCTCGCCCAACGGCTGGAGAAGGGCGGCGTCTCCGTCGTCGTCGCCACGCTCGGGACGACGAGTCTCGGCGCGCTCGACCCGGTCCATGAGATCGTCGAGCTGGCGCGCGAGCACGGCGTACGGGTCCACGTGGATGCTGCCTACGGCGGCTTCCATACGCTCCTGGCTGGAGCGTCGCCCGCGGTCGACCCGAGCCCCTTCGCCGCGCTCCCGCACGTCGACTCAATCGTGGTCGACCCGCACAAGCACGGTCTCCAGCCGTACGGGTGCGGCAGCGTACTGTTCGCCGACCCGGGCGTTGGGCGGCTGTACGCACATGATTCGCCGTACACGTATTTCACGTCGGACGAACTGCACTTGGGCGAAATCAGCCTTGAATGCTCTCGAGCCGGGGCCTCCGCGGCGGCGTTCTGGGCGACGATCCAAGCCTTGCCGCTGAACGCCGACGGACTCGGCCGAGGTCTCCGTGATGGACGCCGTGCGGCGCTACGGGTCGCGGAGCGCCTCAACGAGGACCCGTCTGTTCGGCTGGTCGTGCAACCGGACCTCGACATCGTCTGCTACTACCCGTCGTTGTCCAGCGCATCGGCCGTCACTGCGGCGTCGGATGCGGTCTTCGACTCGCTGGCCCGGGACGGCTGGCACGTTGCAAAGCTCACCGTGGACGTGTCGTGGCTCAACGCCGCCGGCGGCGAACTGCAGCCGGATGCCGACAGCGTCACGGTGCTGCGAAGCTGCATCATGAAGCCGGAACACGTCGAGGTGGCCGATGATTTCGCAGACGCGGTGATCGGCGCCTTCCGTGGTGTTCGCTCGCCGTGA
- a CDS encoding ornithine cyclodeaminase family protein — MTETIYLNRDEVFRLAADIDVEDAIRRILIQSAKGIAGQHVRTELSPRQLDGVLGIMPAFRAEDDPVFSAKVVCVIPSNPERGLPAHQGMVLLFDASDGHLRGFADAGAVTEIRTAAQTALATRTLARIGSGRLLIVGAGHQAAAHARALSGLGWRLSLWARRVARAEALAQQLAAEGIVVEVVDDLESGVRQAAVVTTTTGTAEPFIHADWLRPDAHWNAIGSSTPRVNEVPAEVLHGARIFVDDVEAVSTLSGEMQRLGPPLPHMTPLGEVLADPGRFDESWNGRTVFKSVGVPVQDLALVTKLVEAANRRQVGQRLTLTA; from the coding sequence GTGACTGAGACGATCTACCTCAACCGCGATGAGGTTTTCCGGCTCGCTGCCGACATCGACGTCGAGGACGCGATTCGGCGCATCCTCATCCAGTCAGCAAAGGGGATCGCCGGACAACACGTCCGCACGGAACTCAGTCCCCGACAGCTCGATGGCGTCCTCGGCATCATGCCGGCGTTCCGTGCTGAAGACGACCCGGTGTTCTCGGCCAAGGTCGTCTGCGTCATCCCGTCGAATCCCGAGCGCGGTCTGCCGGCCCACCAGGGCATGGTGTTGCTCTTCGACGCATCCGACGGTCATCTCAGGGGGTTCGCCGATGCCGGTGCAGTGACGGAGATCCGCACGGCCGCGCAGACAGCCTTGGCGACGCGCACACTGGCCCGCATTGGTTCCGGCCGACTACTGATCGTCGGCGCGGGGCACCAGGCCGCAGCCCACGCTCGCGCGCTGAGCGGTCTCGGCTGGCGGTTGTCCCTCTGGGCGCGGAGAGTCGCGCGCGCCGAAGCGCTGGCACAGCAGCTCGCTGCGGAAGGCATCGTGGTCGAGGTCGTCGACGACCTCGAGTCGGGCGTTCGGCAGGCCGCCGTCGTCACCACGACAACCGGCACCGCTGAGCCGTTCATCCACGCCGACTGGCTTCGGCCGGACGCGCACTGGAACGCGATCGGCTCGAGCACGCCCCGCGTGAACGAGGTGCCGGCCGAAGTGCTGCACGGTGCCCGGATCTTTGTCGATGATGTCGAGGCCGTCTCCACGCTCTCGGGAGAGATGCAGCGTCTCGGTCCGCCCCTGCCGCACATGACGCCCCTCGGCGAAGTCCTCGCTGACCCCGGTCGGTTCGATGAGTCCTGGAACGGTCGAACGGTCTTCAAGTCCGTCGGTGTCCCCGTCCAGGACCTGGCACTCGTGACGAAGCTCGTTGAGGCCGCGAATCGCCGACAGGTCGGTCAGCGCCTCACGCTCACCGCATGA
- a CDS encoding multidrug effflux MFS transporter, whose amino-acid sequence MTPLAGPQPPPGSSGALPATLLFSLALLAAMAPFGIDLYLPAFPGMMSDLETTATGVQLTLTSCLLGIAVGQLVFGSLSDRFGRRGPLLLGSALCVAASVVTATAPTIEVLVIARFVQGLSGAAGVVIGRAVIADTSTGSRAARHLSLMTAIGGAAPVVAPLIGGILTPLLEWRGILWVLFGIAAAMFVVSILFVPETRVRAAATPLKRPVGAVRAVLDPHYLAYTGMFVFSFGALMGYISASPFVYQEIMGLSATAFGVAFGFNSLLAISGGLLSARLVMRLGPHRLLGVGLGILSASSIAVLVLASSGYAWWTFVPLGTASIGVGLVFGNATALALGRVRQFAGTASAVLGALQFTVGAIVSPLVGIGGSESTLALGITMTITSLFATGLFMAIRRGRTA is encoded by the coding sequence ATGACTCCTTTGGCCGGTCCTCAGCCGCCTCCGGGTTCCAGTGGCGCGCTCCCCGCGACGCTGCTGTTCTCACTCGCCCTCCTGGCGGCCATGGCACCGTTCGGGATCGACCTCTACCTCCCGGCGTTCCCCGGAATGATGAGTGACCTCGAGACGACCGCGACCGGCGTCCAGCTCACGCTGACGAGCTGCCTGCTCGGCATCGCCGTCGGCCAGCTGGTCTTCGGCTCACTGTCGGACCGGTTCGGTCGCAGGGGGCCGCTCTTGCTCGGATCCGCCCTGTGCGTCGCCGCGAGCGTTGTCACGGCGACCGCCCCCACCATCGAGGTGCTCGTCATCGCCCGCTTCGTTCAGGGGCTGAGCGGTGCAGCGGGCGTCGTCATCGGTCGAGCGGTGATCGCCGACACGAGCACCGGCAGCAGAGCCGCCCGTCACCTCTCTCTCATGACCGCGATCGGGGGCGCCGCTCCCGTGGTCGCGCCACTGATTGGCGGCATCCTCACCCCTCTCCTGGAGTGGCGCGGGATCCTCTGGGTCTTGTTCGGGATCGCCGCCGCGATGTTCGTCGTCAGCATCCTCTTCGTTCCGGAGACTCGCGTCCGTGCAGCGGCCACGCCCCTCAAGCGCCCAGTTGGCGCCGTGCGGGCAGTCTTGGACCCGCATTACCTGGCCTATACGGGCATGTTCGTCTTTTCATTCGGCGCGCTCATGGGATACATCTCCGCGTCGCCATTCGTCTATCAGGAGATCATGGGGCTGAGCGCCACCGCCTTCGGCGTCGCCTTCGGCTTCAACTCTCTGCTCGCGATCTCCGGGGGGCTCCTCTCGGCCCGGTTGGTGATGCGGCTCGGCCCGCACCGCCTCCTCGGAGTCGGCCTCGGGATCCTCTCCGCCAGCAGCATCGCCGTCCTCGTCCTCGCTTCCAGCGGATATGCCTGGTGGACGTTCGTGCCACTCGGGACCGCGAGCATCGGAGTCGGCCTCGTCTTCGGGAATGCGACGGCCCTCGCCCTGGGGAGGGTCCGGCAGTTCGCGGGAACCGCCTCGGCGGTGCTCGGCGCCCTGCAGTTCACCGTGGGGGCGATCGTGAGTCCCCTGGTCGGAATCGGCGGGAGCGAATCGACGCTGGCGCTCGGCATCACGATGACGATCACTTCGCTCTTTGCGACCGGCTTGTTCATGGCGATCAGACGCGGCCGCACGGCGTGA
- a CDS encoding ABC transporter ATP-binding protein has translation MLDIQHLSKRYGSRQVLDDVSFDVRDGMLTGFVGGNGAGKTTTMRSILGVVRPEQGEVRFNGHPLTPADRARFGYMPEERGLYPKMKVLEQIIYFGQLHGLAVERAKRNGLSLLEELGLDIRANDRVEELSLGNQQRAQIATALVHEPDVLMLDEPFSGLDPVAVESVLTVLQRFAASGAPVLFSSHQLDVVERLSDRLVIIAEGRIRAAGDRREMQAEHSRGLHRIAVADDAGWLRDVPGVEVLEFERGFATFRAEDETAQRVLRAALDRGPVTEFGPHLVKLATIYQEVI, from the coding sequence ATGCTCGACATTCAGCATCTCAGCAAGCGCTACGGCAGCAGACAGGTCCTCGACGACGTTTCATTCGACGTGCGCGATGGCATGCTCACGGGATTCGTGGGCGGTAACGGGGCGGGCAAGACGACGACGATGCGCAGCATCCTCGGCGTCGTCCGGCCGGAGCAGGGAGAGGTGAGATTCAACGGTCACCCCCTCACGCCCGCCGACCGGGCCCGCTTCGGCTACATGCCAGAGGAGCGCGGGCTGTACCCGAAGATGAAGGTGCTCGAGCAGATCATCTACTTCGGGCAGCTGCACGGTCTCGCCGTCGAGCGAGCCAAGCGCAACGGCCTGTCGCTGCTCGAAGAGCTCGGGCTCGACATCCGCGCGAACGACCGGGTCGAGGAGCTCTCACTCGGCAACCAGCAACGCGCCCAGATCGCCACGGCGCTCGTGCACGAGCCCGACGTGCTCATGCTCGACGAACCCTTCTCCGGCCTCGACCCGGTCGCCGTCGAGTCGGTGCTCACCGTCCTGCAGCGATTCGCGGCGTCGGGCGCGCCGGTGCTGTTCTCGTCGCACCAGCTCGACGTGGTCGAGCGGCTCAGCGACCGGCTCGTGATCATCGCCGAGGGCCGCATCCGCGCAGCGGGCGACCGCCGCGAAATGCAAGCCGAGCACTCGCGCGGCCTGCACCGCATCGCCGTCGCCGACGATGCCGGCTGGCTGCGCGACGTGCCGGGTGTCGAGGTGCTCGAGTTCGAGCGCGGCTTCGCGACCTTCAGGGCCGAAGACGAGACCGCGCAGCGGGTGCTGCGCGCCGCCCTCGACCGCGGGCCGGTCACGGAGTTCGGCCCTCACCTCGTCAAGCTCGCCACCATCTACCAGGAAGTGATCTGA
- a CDS encoding response regulator transcription factor yields the protein MTDPIRVLLVDDHKLVRAGLQLILEAESDIEVAGEAENGADAIAMAAESRPDVVCMDVQMPVMGGIDATSRIVASHGGAVRVLMLTTFRDDAAVRDALQAGASGFVLKNSPPETLIEAIRVVHQGDALLDPQITRSVIAAAVTARAPHSQDAAAASGSPAAAAASGASGAVAPEPPALAQLTEREREVLLLLAEGLSNAEIAQQMFVSGATIKTHVSNLLAKLGVHDRIHAVIFAYEQGLVGPAAEAPRSPE from the coding sequence ATGACCGACCCGATCCGGGTGCTGCTCGTCGACGACCACAAGCTCGTGCGGGCGGGGCTGCAGCTCATCCTCGAGGCCGAGAGCGATATCGAGGTCGCCGGTGAGGCCGAGAACGGCGCCGACGCGATCGCGATGGCGGCCGAGTCGCGCCCGGACGTCGTGTGCATGGACGTGCAGATGCCCGTCATGGGCGGCATCGACGCCACGTCGCGCATCGTGGCGTCGCACGGCGGGGCCGTGCGCGTGCTCATGCTGACGACGTTCCGCGACGACGCTGCCGTGCGCGACGCGCTCCAGGCGGGCGCGAGCGGCTTCGTCCTCAAGAACTCGCCGCCTGAGACGCTCATCGAGGCGATCCGGGTCGTGCACCAGGGCGACGCGCTGCTCGATCCGCAGATCACGCGTTCGGTCATCGCGGCGGCCGTCACGGCACGGGCCCCGCATTCGCAGGATGCCGCGGCGGCGTCGGGCTCGCCCGCGGCGGCTGCGGCATCCGGTGCGTCTGGCGCGGTCGCGCCGGAGCCTCCCGCCCTCGCGCAGCTCACGGAGCGCGAGCGCGAGGTGCTGCTGCTGCTCGCCGAGGGGCTGAGCAACGCCGAGATCGCGCAGCAGATGTTCGTGTCGGGGGCGACGATCAAGACGCACGTGTCGAACCTGCTCGCGAAGCTCGGCGTGCACGACCGCATCCACGCCGTGATCTTCGCCTACGAGCAGGGTCTCGTCGGCCCGGCGGCGGAAGCCCCGAGAAGCCCCGAGTAG
- a CDS encoding alpha/beta fold hydrolase: MSSELPWPFYTEPRKITVRDLDVAYRREGSGEPVVYFHGAGLTRRWIPFYEEMAKRVDFIAPEHPGFGDTPFPDWLDGFDDLVLHYAELFDAMGLKTFHLVGHSLGGWIAAEFATFFPERLRSLQLVTPAGLKGADLHDAFRQDGDEALERLFNGHADAFPEYTDDGDPVEALVHNYKELTTRARLAWQPRYDPKLERRLGRVHVPARVLLAEDDRVLDSDVGARYADFIPGATVDVVRSTPIPTSHLPFVQAPEGLATTLVDFVEKSTKG; this comes from the coding sequence ATGAGTAGCGAACTGCCATGGCCGTTCTACACGGAGCCGCGGAAGATAACCGTTCGAGATCTCGACGTTGCCTACCGGAGGGAGGGTTCCGGTGAGCCGGTGGTGTACTTCCATGGGGCGGGCCTCACTCGCAGGTGGATACCGTTCTATGAGGAGATGGCCAAGCGCGTTGATTTCATCGCGCCGGAGCACCCGGGGTTCGGTGATACCCCGTTCCCCGACTGGCTTGATGGATTCGATGATCTCGTCCTCCACTACGCGGAGCTTTTCGACGCCATGGGCCTCAAAACCTTCCATCTGGTCGGACACTCGTTGGGCGGATGGATCGCCGCCGAGTTCGCGACGTTCTTCCCCGAGCGCCTGCGTTCGCTGCAACTGGTGACGCCCGCTGGGCTCAAGGGTGCCGATCTGCACGATGCGTTCCGGCAGGACGGTGACGAGGCGCTCGAGCGCCTCTTCAACGGGCACGCCGACGCGTTCCCGGAGTACACCGACGACGGTGATCCGGTCGAGGCGCTCGTGCACAACTACAAGGAGCTGACCACTCGCGCTCGCCTCGCGTGGCAGCCTCGCTATGATCCCAAGCTCGAACGCCGTCTCGGGCGCGTGCACGTGCCGGCGAGGGTGCTGCTTGCGGAAGACGACCGTGTGCTCGACAGCGACGTCGGCGCGCGGTATGCGGACTTCATTCCGGGGGCAACGGTCGACGTTGTGCGTTCGACGCCGATCCCGACGTCGCACCTGCCGTTCGTCCAAGCGCCCGAGGGGCTGGCCACGACGCTGGTTGATTTTGTCGAGAAAAGCACGAAGGGCTGA
- a CDS encoding ABC transporter permease, with amino-acid sequence MTSTTSGNAATGAGAGHGDASGASPQPPSGGPGTGSGPSRAISFWEGVKLVAKRDMLMQVRSRAFQVSFILTLVLVGGGIIAFGIFGQQSFGGDDAPTVAVTEETAPIVADAGLEATEFSSVQDAVAAVESGEADSAVLPATSIGEIEAYNSDGTPAETPSGGGFVIVGLEEPSSGVTSALTITPEGFALEQPTAPSGLVYLLTVFFGIMFFMSAITYCSTIAQSVVEEKQTRIVELLLATVSPRTIMAGKVLGNSLLALAQVAAIGLVSVLALAATGQAALFTMVGPAIVWFAVLFVVGFVLLAALYAGVAATVSRQEDVGTATTPLMFVIMIPYILSFFASENPVLMTVMSYVPFSAPIAMPVRVFTGDAMWWEPVASLVLLVLAAAVAIWIGSKIYENAVLRTGGRVKLSEALRG; translated from the coding sequence ATGACCTCGACCACATCGGGCAACGCGGCAACGGGCGCGGGCGCCGGGCACGGCGACGCGAGCGGAGCATCCCCCCAACCGCCGAGCGGCGGCCCCGGCACGGGCAGCGGGCCGAGCCGGGCGATCTCGTTCTGGGAGGGCGTGAAGCTCGTCGCGAAACGCGACATGCTCATGCAGGTGCGCTCCCGGGCGTTCCAGGTGAGCTTCATCCTCACGCTCGTGCTCGTCGGCGGCGGCATCATCGCCTTCGGCATCTTCGGGCAGCAGTCGTTCGGTGGCGACGATGCCCCGACGGTCGCCGTCACGGAGGAGACCGCGCCCATCGTGGCCGACGCGGGCCTCGAGGCGACCGAGTTCAGTTCGGTGCAGGATGCCGTTGCCGCCGTCGAGAGCGGCGAAGCCGACTCCGCGGTCCTGCCGGCCACATCGATCGGTGAGATCGAGGCCTACAACAGCGACGGGACGCCGGCGGAAACGCCGAGCGGCGGCGGATTCGTCATCGTGGGCCTCGAGGAGCCGAGCAGCGGGGTCACAAGCGCGCTGACGATCACGCCGGAAGGATTCGCCCTCGAGCAGCCGACGGCGCCCTCTGGGCTCGTCTACCTGCTCACGGTCTTCTTCGGCATCATGTTCTTCATGTCGGCGATCACCTATTGCTCGACCATCGCCCAGTCTGTCGTTGAAGAGAAGCAGACCCGCATCGTCGAACTGCTGCTCGCGACGGTCTCGCCCCGCACGATCATGGCGGGCAAGGTGCTCGGCAATAGCCTGCTCGCACTTGCACAGGTCGCCGCGATCGGCCTCGTCTCGGTGCTCGCGCTCGCCGCGACCGGCCAGGCGGCGCTCTTCACCATGGTCGGCCCCGCCATCGTGTGGTTTGCGGTGCTGTTCGTCGTCGGGTTCGTGCTGCTCGCCGCCCTCTACGCCGGCGTCGCGGCGACGGTCTCGCGTCAGGAGGACGTCGGCACGGCTACGACGCCGCTCATGTTCGTGATCATGATCCCGTACATCCTGTCGTTCTTCGCGAGCGAGAACCCCGTGCTCATGACCGTCATGAGCTACGTGCCGTTCTCGGCGCCGATCGCCATGCCGGTGCGCGTCTTCACGGGCGACGCGATGTGGTGGGAGCCCGTCGCCTCGCTGGTGCTGCTCGTCCTCGCGGCCGCGGTTGCGATCTGGATCGGCTCGAAGATCTACGAGAACGCCGTGCTCCGCACTGGCGGACGGGTAAAGCTGAGTGAGGCGCTGAGGGGCTGA